In the Flavisolibacter tropicus genome, one interval contains:
- a CDS encoding T9SS type A sorting domain-containing protein, whose amino-acid sequence MRRTLPFSILSSLLLFTTISLYAQNDRFAYVVTDLNDKGSGWNALRRLDLKTGQYSDLLFNGTDEKAVVYDATTHKVVAPKADARFGNMLNAPFSTGVAAAAYDRKHNRLYFTPMFIDQLRYIDLRTMKVYYVTDQAFTQAGNMHNDEGKCITRMVIAPDGYGYAISNNGETFIRFSTNGKKSQIQQLGKLVDDASNNGISVHNRCSSFGGDMIADDKGSLYILSARNYVFKVDINTKVAKLMGNIKGLPAQFTTNGAVVDGDGNLLVSSAIDGSGYYVVNPKSWEASVYQTPIVFRSSDLANSNYLSTSGNRTTIESIARVESKYANQIQVYPNPITSNQFNLQFNRIPAGEYTLQLTDVMGRQVMQKRLLTADEYVNQSISISSLKAHGVYLVRVLNKENEKVYEQKVMIQ is encoded by the coding sequence ATGAGAAGAACGCTACCTTTTAGTATTCTTTCAAGCCTCCTTTTATTTACTACCATTAGTTTATATGCGCAAAACGATCGCTTTGCCTATGTAGTTACTGATTTAAACGACAAGGGCTCTGGTTGGAACGCTTTGCGTCGCCTGGACCTGAAAACCGGCCAGTATAGCGACCTGCTCTTTAATGGCACTGATGAAAAAGCAGTAGTGTACGATGCCACAACACATAAAGTAGTAGCACCTAAAGCAGACGCTCGCTTTGGCAATATGCTGAACGCACCATTTAGTACAGGCGTGGCAGCAGCTGCCTATGACCGCAAGCACAATCGTTTGTACTTCACACCCATGTTTATTGATCAGCTCCGCTATATAGACCTTAGAACCATGAAGGTGTATTATGTAACTGACCAAGCGTTTACACAAGCTGGCAATATGCACAACGATGAAGGCAAGTGTATTACCCGCATGGTGATAGCGCCTGACGGATATGGCTATGCGATAAGCAACAATGGTGAAACATTTATCCGCTTTTCTACCAACGGCAAGAAGTCCCAGATCCAACAATTAGGCAAGTTAGTAGACGATGCTTCCAATAACGGCATTTCCGTTCATAACCGCTGCAGCTCTTTTGGTGGTGATATGATTGCCGATGATAAGGGTAGTCTCTATATCCTTTCAGCCCGCAATTATGTTTTTAAAGTAGATATCAACACCAAGGTAGCCAAGCTTATGGGCAATATTAAAGGCTTGCCTGCCCAATTCACTACAAATGGTGCCGTTGTAGATGGCGATGGCAATCTACTGGTGAGCAGTGCTATTGATGGCAGTGGTTACTATGTAGTAAATCCCAAAAGCTGGGAAGCCTCTGTCTACCAAACACCCATTGTATTTCGCAGTTCAGATTTGGCCAACAGTAATTATTTAAGCACTTCCGGCAACAGAACCACTATAGAAAGCATTGCCCGTGTAGAGTCTAAATATGCCAATCAAATACAGGTATATCCCAACCCCATTACCAGCAACCAGTTCAACCTTCAGTTTAATCGCATTCCAGCTGGCGAGTATACACTACAGCTAACCGACGTAATGGGCCGTCAAGTAATGCAAAAGCGCCTGCTAACCGCAGACGAATATGTAAACCAATCTATTTCCATTTCTTCTCTTAAAGCCCACGGCGTATACCTGGTACGTGTACTAAACAAAGAGAACGAAAAGGTTTATGAACAGAAGGTGATGATACAGTAG
- the paaD gene encoding 1,2-phenylacetyl-CoA epoxidase subunit PaaD → MNTTNDHINTSIEEQIWLLLEEVKDPEVPVLSVLDLGIVRDVKVSDTEVPPLGGEGPKAAVSITITPTYSGCPAMDVISMDIRLKLIEKGYRNITIKQSLSPAWTTDWMTEEGKRKLKAYGIAPPNPKQQFCTTDMFREEAVQCPRCNSYHTELISEFGSTACKSMYRCLDCKEAFDYFKCH, encoded by the coding sequence ATGAATACAACTAATGACCATATCAATACCTCAATTGAAGAACAGATCTGGCTACTATTAGAAGAAGTTAAAGATCCGGAAGTACCCGTATTATCTGTTCTTGATCTAGGAATCGTCAGAGACGTAAAGGTTTCTGATACTGAAGTTCCCCCTTTAGGAGGAGAAGGGCCGAAAGCAGCAGTTTCCATCACCATTACCCCTACCTATTCTGGTTGTCCTGCTATGGATGTAATTAGTATGGACATTCGCCTCAAACTGATTGAAAAAGGGTATCGCAACATAACCATCAAGCAATCTCTCTCGCCCGCCTGGACGACAGATTGGATGACGGAAGAAGGCAAACGAAAACTAAAAGCTTACGGCATTGCGCCTCCTAATCCTAAACAGCAGTTTTGTACTACGGATATGTTTCGTGAAGAAGCTGTTCAATGCCCGCGTTGTAATTCGTATCATACGGAACTCATCAGTGAGTTTGGCTCTACCGCCTGTAAGTCTATGTATCGCTGCTTAGATTGCAAAGAAGCGTTTGATTATTTCAAGTGCCACTAA
- a CDS encoding transferase hexapeptide repeat family protein, producing the protein MIYEFNGIKPVVHPSAFVHPQAAVTGHVIIGKDVYVGPGAAIRGDWGKIVIEDGCNVQENCTIHMFPGVTVLLKEAAHIGHGAIIHGATIGRNCLVGMNAVIMDDVDLGDECIVGALCFIKQGEKVPPRSLIVGNPGKIIKQVSDDMIQWKTQGTQLYQELPQHLYNTLKPCEPLREEVEQKPLFVADYSPFKK; encoded by the coding sequence ATGATCTACGAGTTCAATGGCATCAAGCCTGTTGTACACCCATCTGCTTTTGTACACCCACAAGCTGCTGTTACCGGTCATGTGATTATTGGGAAGGATGTGTATGTTGGACCTGGTGCAGCCATTCGTGGCGACTGGGGCAAGATTGTGATTGAAGACGGCTGTAATGTGCAGGAGAATTGCACCATACATATGTTTCCCGGTGTGACTGTTTTATTGAAAGAAGCCGCACATATTGGCCATGGCGCTATTATTCACGGAGCTACCATTGGCCGCAACTGCCTGGTAGGTATGAATGCAGTGATCATGGATGATGTAGACCTAGGTGATGAATGCATTGTAGGCGCTCTTTGTTTCATCAAACAAGGCGAGAAAGTACCACCCCGCTCTTTAATAGTTGGTAATCCTGGTAAGATCATTAAGCAGGTAAGTGATGATATGATTCAATGGAAAACGCAAGGCACACAACTTTACCAGGAACTACCCCAGCACCTCTACAATACCTTAAAACCTTGTGAACCATTGCGTGAAGAAGTAGAACAAAAACCTTTGTTTGTGGCCGACTATAGTCCTTTCAAAAAATAA
- a CDS encoding PfkB family carbohydrate kinase — translation MSLLVVGSMAFDAIETPFGKSDKIIGGAATYIAWSASNFTQPIKQISIVGYDFPKEELQALEARGVVTEGIQIKEDEKSFFWSGKYHMDMNTRDTLDTQLNVLANFNPVVPESYQDCEFLMLGNLVPALQMSVIDQMKNRPKLIVMDTMNFWMETAMDDLKKVLTKVDLLMVNDSEARELSHEFSLVKAAKKIMQMGPKYLIIKKGEHGALLFHGENVFFAPALPLEDVYDPTGAGDTFAGGFIGHLARTKDISFENMKTAIIIGSAMASFCVEKFGTQRLKEITKADIDHRLEQFQELVSFEIELV, via the coding sequence ATGTCTCTGCTCGTAGTAGGCTCTATGGCCTTTGATGCTATTGAAACACCATTTGGAAAAAGTGATAAGATCATTGGTGGTGCTGCCACTTATATTGCATGGAGCGCCAGCAACTTTACACAACCTATCAAACAGATCTCTATTGTAGGTTACGATTTTCCAAAGGAAGAATTGCAAGCCTTAGAAGCAAGAGGCGTAGTAACGGAAGGTATCCAGATCAAGGAAGATGAAAAATCATTCTTCTGGAGCGGTAAGTATCATATGGATATGAATACCCGCGATACATTGGATACACAGTTAAACGTATTGGCCAACTTCAACCCAGTTGTACCTGAAAGCTACCAGGATTGTGAGTTCTTGATGTTGGGTAACCTGGTGCCAGCGTTACAAATGAGCGTGATCGATCAAATGAAGAACCGCCCGAAGTTGATTGTAATGGATACCATGAACTTCTGGATGGAAACTGCTATGGATGATCTGAAGAAGGTGTTGACCAAGGTAGATTTATTAATGGTTAATGACAGCGAAGCCCGTGAATTGAGCCATGAGTTCTCCCTGGTAAAAGCGGCCAAGAAGATCATGCAAATGGGACCAAAATACCTGATCATCAAAAAAGGGGAGCATGGTGCATTATTGTTCCATGGTGAGAACGTGTTCTTTGCCCCGGCTCTACCATTAGAAGATGTATATGATCCAACTGGTGCTGGCGATACGTTTGCCGGTGGTTTTATCGGTCACCTCGCCCGTACCAAAGACATCTCTTTTGAGAATATGAAAACAGCCATCATTATTGGCTCGGCTATGGCTTCTTTCTGCGTAGAGAAGTTTGGTACACAACGCTTAAAAGAAATCACTAAAGCAGATATCGACCACCGCTTAGAGCAGTTCCAGGAACTGGTAAGCTTTGAGATTGAGTTGGTATAG
- the paaI gene encoding hydroxyphenylacetyl-CoA thioesterase PaaI yields MPTYQPIAQPSPSEVVAHMMQHDAFSQWLGIQILDIKEGYSKINLILREEMLNGFGVIHGGICFSLADSAFAFACNNRNNLSMALDTSINFTKPTFPGDVLTAEAKELHNGRSTGLYLITVTNQRNEQVALFKGTCFRTGKPLI; encoded by the coding sequence TTGCCAACTTATCAACCAATAGCACAGCCTAGTCCAAGTGAAGTAGTAGCCCATATGATGCAACACGATGCTTTTAGTCAATGGCTAGGCATTCAGATACTTGATATTAAAGAAGGTTATAGCAAGATAAATCTTATCCTGCGCGAGGAAATGCTTAATGGCTTTGGTGTTATTCACGGTGGCATTTGCTTCTCACTGGCTGATAGCGCCTTTGCCTTTGCCTGCAACAATCGCAATAACTTATCAATGGCGCTGGATACCTCCATTAACTTTACAAAACCCACCTTTCCCGGCGATGTACTTACAGCAGAAGCCAAAGAGCTACACAATGGCCGTAGTACAGGACTATACCTTATAACGGTCACTAACCAACGCAATGAGCAAGTAGCGCTTTTCAAAGGCACTTGTTTTAGAACAGGTAAGCCACTGATTTAA
- a CDS encoding four helix bundle protein has product MAYQSFEELEVWKRARSFKNEIHTLVKRFPTEEKFRLSDQLIPSSRSINSQIAEGHGRQTNPDRLRFCIIARGSLSETLNHLIDAFDCQLISHTELDFLRVKVQEIEKLLNGYITFLQNKSTTK; this is encoded by the coding sequence ATGGCATATCAAAGCTTTGAAGAGTTAGAAGTGTGGAAAAGAGCCCGGAGTTTTAAAAATGAAATACATACGCTAGTCAAACGATTTCCAACTGAAGAGAAATTTCGACTCTCAGATCAACTAATACCTAGTTCCCGCTCTATCAACTCGCAAATAGCAGAAGGACATGGGCGACAAACAAATCCAGACCGATTACGATTTTGTATTATTGCCAGAGGCTCATTGAGTGAAACATTGAATCATTTGATTGATGCTTTTGACTGTCAACTAATTTCACATACAGAACTGGATTTCCTACGCGTTAAGGTTCAGGAGATTGAAAAGCTTTTAAATGGCTATATTACTTTTCTCCAAAACAAATCAACTACTAAATAA
- the paaA gene encoding 1,2-phenylacetyl-CoA epoxidase subunit PaaA, with the protein MSVQELEKIFQDKIDNEIRIEPKDWMPEKYRQNLIRQISQHAHSEIVGMLPEGNWISRAPSLKRKLILIAKVQDEAGHGLYLYSAAETLGISRDEMTEQLLSGKAKYSSIFNYPTLTWADMGAIGWLVDGAAIMNQVPLCRTSYGPYSRAMIRVCKEESFHQRQGFETLLVLSRGNEEQRAMVQDAIDRWWWPSLMMFGPHDSESQHSEQSMKWKIKRFSNDELRQRFVDMIAEQVKLLGMTLPDPDLKWNEEHKHYDFGTINWEEFWNVVSGNGPCNKQRLEARNKAWSEGAWVREAAVAHAEKRAARKKQVAA; encoded by the coding sequence ATGTCGGTACAAGAATTAGAAAAGATATTTCAAGATAAAATTGATAACGAGATCCGCATTGAGCCGAAGGACTGGATGCCGGAGAAGTATCGCCAGAACCTGATCCGCCAGATCAGCCAGCATGCGCACAGCGAGATTGTGGGTATGTTACCTGAAGGTAACTGGATCAGCCGCGCCCCTTCATTAAAGCGTAAGCTAATCCTTATTGCCAAAGTACAAGATGAAGCCGGTCATGGTTTGTATCTCTACTCTGCGGCAGAAACTTTAGGCATCAGCCGCGATGAAATGACAGAACAACTCCTTAGCGGAAAAGCTAAGTACTCCTCTATCTTCAATTACCCTACGTTAACATGGGCCGATATGGGCGCTATTGGTTGGTTAGTTGATGGAGCTGCTATTATGAATCAGGTGCCGCTTTGCCGTACGTCGTATGGTCCATACAGCCGTGCTATGATCCGTGTGTGTAAGGAAGAAAGCTTTCACCAGCGCCAGGGTTTTGAAACCTTATTGGTATTAAGCAGGGGTAATGAAGAACAACGTGCGATGGTGCAGGACGCCATTGACCGTTGGTGGTGGCCCAGCCTGATGATGTTTGGTCCGCACGATAGCGAGAGTCAGCACAGTGAGCAAAGCATGAAATGGAAGATCAAGCGTTTTAGCAATGATGAATTGCGCCAGCGCTTTGTAGATATGATAGCCGAACAAGTAAAACTGTTAGGTATGACCCTACCTGATCCGGATCTGAAATGGAATGAAGAGCACAAGCATTATGATTTTGGAACGATCAATTGGGAAGAGTTTTGGAACGTGGTAAGTGGTAATGGTCCTTGCAACAAGCAACGCCTGGAAGCCCGCAATAAAGCCTGGAGTGAAGGCGCATGGGTTCGCGAAGCGGCAGTAGCACATGCAGAGAAAAGAGCGGCTCGTAAGAAACAAGTGGCTGCATAG
- the paaE gene encoding 1,2-phenylacetyl-CoA epoxidase subunit PaaE, with protein sequence MIHFHSLPVKKVQQETEDCVSIVFDVPSELKDLFAFKQGQSLTIRKQLNGEELRRSYSICSSPIDGELRVAVKKVEGGLFSTYANESLKKGDLLEVMPPVGKFYTELNAEQHKNYVAFAAGSGITPILSIIKTTLQTEPNSTFTLVFGNRTKNSIIFKEELEAIKDKYINRFRIYHVLSRERTDAEINTGRLDATKCQLFLDKLIDVKKSHDFFLCGPEEMIFCVRDLLQANGVAKEHIHFELFTVPGQKKSTVNTEAKPVSNEGPQAKVSVKLDGILFDFDLPYGGQSILDAALKQGADLPYACKGGVCCTCKAKLVEGQVEMEVNWGLEQDEIDAGYILTCQSHPKTEKVVVDFDAK encoded by the coding sequence ATGATTCATTTCCATTCCCTTCCGGTTAAGAAAGTGCAACAAGAAACGGAAGACTGCGTATCCATTGTTTTTGATGTACCTAGTGAACTTAAAGACCTTTTTGCTTTTAAACAGGGGCAAAGTCTGACGATCCGCAAACAGTTGAACGGTGAAGAGCTCCGCCGTAGCTACTCTATTTGTAGTAGTCCTATTGACGGCGAGTTAAGAGTGGCGGTTAAAAAAGTAGAAGGAGGACTCTTTTCTACCTATGCCAATGAAAGCCTTAAAAAAGGCGACTTGTTGGAAGTAATGCCACCTGTTGGAAAATTCTATACAGAACTGAACGCTGAACAACACAAGAACTATGTGGCGTTTGCTGCAGGTAGCGGGATCACGCCTATTTTATCCATTATCAAAACAACGCTTCAAACAGAGCCTAACAGCACCTTTACACTGGTGTTTGGCAACCGTACCAAGAACAGCATCATCTTTAAAGAAGAGCTGGAAGCAATAAAAGATAAATACATAAACCGGTTTCGCATTTACCATGTATTAAGCCGTGAACGCACGGATGCCGAGATCAATACCGGCCGTTTGGACGCTACTAAATGCCAGCTATTTTTAGATAAACTGATTGATGTCAAGAAGTCGCACGATTTCTTCCTTTGCGGGCCAGAAGAAATGATCTTCTGCGTTCGCGACCTTTTGCAAGCCAATGGAGTAGCCAAAGAACATATTCATTTTGAACTGTTTACCGTTCCCGGACAAAAGAAATCTACTGTAAATACTGAAGCCAAGCCAGTTAGCAATGAAGGCCCACAAGCCAAGGTGAGCGTGAAGCTTGACGGTATTCTTTTTGACTTTGACTTGCCCTATGGTGGTCAGAGCATTTTGGATGCTGCGCTAAAACAAGGCGCCGATCTCCCCTATGCCTGTAAAGGTGGTGTATGCTGTACCTGCAAAGCCAAGCTGGTAGAGGGCCAGGTAGAAATGGAAGTAAACTGGGGATTGGAACAAGACGAAATTGATGCTGGTTACATCCTCACCTGCCAGTCGCACCCCAAAACGGAGAAGGTGGTAGTGGATTTTGATGCGAAATAA
- a CDS encoding TVP38/TMEM64 family protein — protein MGEQLVEIFQAHPQWAIVISLFLSVVIAVAGILPSVFITAANILFFGFWEGLFMSFLGEAIGAVVAFILYRKGFKKAMTTPLHKYPRIERLIEANGKEAFVLILGLRLLPFVPSGLVTFAGAIGNVSLMTFAIASSLGKVPALFIEAYSVYQVTQFGWQGKLILVIIAGLLIYWVATHKKGKPE, from the coding sequence TTGGGAGAACAGTTAGTTGAAATATTTCAGGCGCATCCGCAATGGGCTATCGTTATTAGTCTTTTCTTAAGCGTGGTCATTGCTGTAGCAGGTATTCTTCCCAGCGTTTTTATTACTGCTGCCAATATCTTATTCTTTGGTTTTTGGGAAGGATTGTTTATGTCATTTTTAGGGGAAGCTATTGGAGCTGTAGTGGCATTTATTCTATACCGTAAAGGATTTAAAAAAGCCATGACCACGCCCTTGCACAAATACCCACGTATTGAACGTTTAATAGAGGCTAATGGCAAAGAGGCCTTTGTACTCATCCTAGGGTTGCGTTTACTGCCTTTTGTTCCTTCCGGCTTAGTTACGTTTGCAGGTGCTATCGGCAACGTAAGCCTAATGACGTTTGCTATTGCCAGCTCTCTAGGGAAAGTACCTGCATTGTTTATTGAGGCCTATTCCGTTTACCAGGTCACACAGTTTGGTTGGCAAGGCAAACTGATACTGGTCATCATAGCAGGCCTACTAATTTACTGGGTAGCCACCCATAAAAAAGGCAAGCCTGAATAG
- the paaC gene encoding 1,2-phenylacetyl-CoA epoxidase subunit PaaC, translated as MSTRQLFAYVLQLADNALILGQRNAEWCGHGPVLEQDIAITNISLDLIGQARYLYQYAATLYNGFSVEEQHAVNALLPRPWKAFNRELQEDDLGMLREERQFLNLLITELPKGDWAQTTLRQFFFSAFQYLQYTQLQNSTDEQLAAIAEKSLKEVAYHLRWSSEWVIRLGDGTEESNRRITAALEELWMFTGEMFAPVAFETQAAQEGYGVDVASLKESWLNRVTTVFEEATLSIPKSTWAQSGGKEGKHTEHLGYLLTEMQYLQRTYPNAVW; from the coding sequence TTGTCAACTCGTCAACTTTTTGCCTACGTACTTCAACTTGCCGATAACGCCTTAATACTCGGTCAGCGCAACGCTGAGTGGTGTGGACATGGACCTGTATTAGAGCAGGATATTGCTATTACCAATATTTCACTAGACCTGATTGGCCAGGCTCGTTATTTATATCAGTATGCTGCTACATTATACAATGGATTTAGCGTAGAAGAACAACACGCTGTAAATGCGCTGCTGCCGCGTCCTTGGAAAGCATTCAACAGGGAGTTACAAGAAGATGATCTGGGTATGCTACGCGAAGAGCGCCAGTTCCTAAACCTGTTGATTACCGAATTGCCTAAAGGTGATTGGGCACAGACAACACTTCGCCAATTCTTCTTTTCTGCTTTTCAATACCTGCAGTATACGCAATTGCAAAACAGTACAGATGAACAACTGGCTGCTATTGCAGAAAAATCGTTGAAGGAGGTAGCCTATCATCTGCGCTGGAGCAGTGAATGGGTGATTCGCCTGGGTGATGGCACAGAAGAAAGTAATCGTCGCATTACGGCAGCACTGGAGGAACTCTGGATGTTTACAGGTGAAATGTTTGCGCCTGTTGCTTTTGAAACACAAGCCGCACAGGAAGGTTATGGTGTAGATGTTGCTTCATTAAAAGAAAGCTGGCTAAACCGTGTAACCACTGTTTTTGAAGAAGCTACGCTATCGATCCCCAAAAGCACTTGGGCACAAAGTGGTGGTAAGGAAGGCAAACATACAGAGCATTTAGGTTACCTGTTAACCGAAATGCAATACTTGCAGCGCACCTATCCAAACGCTGTTTGGTAG
- a CDS encoding enoyl-CoA hydratase-related protein: MTSVVFEIKESVACITLNRPDKYNAFNREMALLMQDQLKECKSNSNIRCVFITGAGKAFSSGQDLEEVADPNGPEITTILSEHYNPIIRQIRKLEKPVVAAINGVAAGAGANIALCCDIVVAAESASFIQAFSRIGLIPDSGGTFFLPRLIGWQKASALMMLGDKVPATEAERMGMIYKVFPDASFAAEAQKLASTLAQMPTLGLAFTKQVLNNSFINSYEDQLHDEEIFQEKAGRTADFNEGVQAFLEKRKPVFRGK; encoded by the coding sequence ATGACCTCTGTAGTATTTGAAATAAAAGAGAGTGTTGCCTGCATTACCCTCAACCGCCCGGATAAATACAATGCCTTTAATCGGGAGATGGCGCTGCTGATGCAAGATCAACTGAAAGAATGCAAAAGCAATAGCAACATCCGTTGTGTGTTCATAACTGGAGCAGGCAAAGCCTTTTCGTCTGGCCAGGATCTGGAAGAAGTGGCAGATCCCAATGGGCCAGAAATTACCACTATTCTAAGCGAACACTATAATCCCATTATTCGCCAGATACGCAAACTGGAAAAACCAGTTGTGGCGGCTATCAATGGCGTAGCTGCTGGCGCTGGCGCCAACATTGCGCTATGCTGTGATATAGTAGTAGCCGCTGAGTCAGCCTCTTTTATTCAAGCATTCTCCAGAATTGGATTGATCCCGGATAGTGGTGGCACTTTTTTCCTGCCCCGACTGATTGGCTGGCAAAAGGCATCGGCTCTAATGATGTTGGGTGATAAAGTACCTGCTACTGAAGCCGAGCGCATGGGTATGATTTATAAAGTTTTTCCTGACGCCTCCTTTGCTGCTGAAGCCCAGAAGCTCGCATCTACACTAGCCCAAATGCCCACACTAGGTTTGGCGTTTACCAAACAGGTACTGAATAACTCCTTCATTAATAGTTATGAAGACCAGTTGCATGATGAGGAAATATTTCAGGAAAAAGCAGGCAGAACGGCGGATTTCAATGAGGGGGTTCAGGCTTTCCTGGAAAAAAGGAAACCGGTGTTTAGGGGGAAATAG
- a CDS encoding c-type cytochrome — MKKALRYLLITLGVIVVLVGLAAAFIAFRGVPKGEAKKIDLKVEATPARVAQGQRLAAMLCNSCHMDPNTGKLTGRKMDEVPQFGAIYSKNITQDPEHGIGKWTDGEIAYLLRTGIKPDGTFLPIMAKLAHTSDEDLYSVIAFLRSNHTWVTADNTRQPATEYSFLAKFITNAGFIKPSAYPTAAIPNPDTTNQVAWGRYIALNQLECYACHSKDFTKNDYNNPEKSAGFFGGGNKMQGMDGKDIYTLNLTMDEETGIGKWSEEDFVKALKYGQVPHGPALRIPMIPYTPLTDNEAKAIFAYLQSIPKIKNQVERK, encoded by the coding sequence ATGAAAAAGGCATTGCGCTATTTATTAATTACATTAGGCGTAATTGTAGTTCTGGTAGGTTTAGCTGCCGCATTTATTGCCTTTCGCGGCGTTCCAAAAGGGGAAGCAAAGAAAATCGACTTAAAAGTAGAAGCCACTCCGGCTCGGGTAGCGCAAGGTCAACGCCTGGCAGCCATGTTATGTAACTCCTGTCACATGGACCCTAATACCGGTAAACTTACTGGTAGAAAAATGGACGAGGTACCCCAGTTTGGCGCTATTTACTCTAAAAATATTACTCAAGATCCTGAACATGGTATTGGTAAATGGACCGATGGCGAGATTGCTTATTTATTACGCACTGGTATTAAGCCCGACGGCACCTTCCTGCCCATCATGGCTAAACTGGCCCATACTTCTGACGAAGATTTGTACTCCGTCATAGCTTTTCTACGCTCCAATCATACTTGGGTAACGGCTGACAATACACGCCAGCCAGCGACAGAATACTCATTTTTAGCCAAGTTTATTACCAACGCGGGCTTTATTAAACCATCGGCTTATCCAACAGCAGCTATTCCAAACCCCGATACAACCAACCAGGTAGCCTGGGGCCGCTATATTGCCTTGAACCAGTTGGAATGTTATGCCTGCCATTCTAAGGATTTTACCAAGAATGATTATAACAACCCTGAAAAATCAGCTGGCTTCTTTGGTGGCGGCAACAAAATGCAGGGCATGGATGGTAAAGATATCTATACGCTTAACCTTACTATGGACGAAGAAACTGGAATTGGCAAGTGGTCAGAAGAAGACTTTGTCAAGGCTCTGAAGTATGGACAGGTACCTCACGGACCAGCCCTGCGCATCCCTATGATCCCTTACACGCCATTGACCGACAATGAAGCCAAAGCCATCTTTGCTTACCTGCAATCTATCCCTAAGATCAAAAACCAGGTAGAAAGAAAATAA